In a single window of the Porites lutea chromosome 14, jaPorLute2.1, whole genome shotgun sequence genome:
- the LOC140923913 gene encoding uncharacterized protein codes for MGTFRPVCLGSVESEQRSNLVTTHVLKCATDQVSYDGLQGELKKFWDLESLGVKPPSVYEEFVEKLLQKGDHYEVSLPWKATHPPLPENYELSLRRLQGLLSRLREKPDILKEYDSVIKDQIERGIVEVVNEETKPDVVHYIPHHAVIR; via the coding sequence ATGGGTACTTTCAGGCCCGTTTGCTTAGGGAGTGTAGAAAGTGAACAGAGAAGTAATCTTGTGACAACCCATGTCTTAAAATGTGCTACTGATCAAGTGTCTTATGATGGTCTTCAGGGAGAGTTGAAGAAGTTCTGGGACTTAGAGTCTCTCGGTGTGAAGCCGCCAAGTGTCTATGAAGAGTTTGTTGAGAAGTTGTTGCAGAAGGGAGACCACTATGAGGTCAGTCTCCCGTGGAAGGCTACACATCCACCACTCCCTGAAAATTATGAGTTGAGTCTTCGAAGATTGCAAGGTTTGCTGAGTCGACTCCGTGAGAAGCCAGACATCCTGAAGGAGTATGACAGTGTTATAAAGGATCAAATCGAAAGAGGAATTGTGGAAGTTGTGAATGAAGAAACCAAGCCTGATGTCGTCCATTACATCCCTCATCACGCTGTTATCAGATGA
- the LOC140923914 gene encoding uncharacterized protein: MHGGVKETLTELRSNFWIVRGRYFIRSLLFRCTVCKKFEGKPYKVPQAPPLPSYRVKEAPAFSYIGLDYVGPLFVKSSSDEERKVWLCLFTCCSTTAVHFGVVPNLTSEAFLRCFRRFVARRSRPSLVVSDNAKTFKSASKELQKITNDPSVVKYFVQEKIKWSYNLEKVPWWGGFYERLVKSLKRCLKKTIGRAKLSYDELVTVVTEAEMILNCRPISYVSSEDLEEPLTPSHLIVGRRLGALPEIDSPADADFRISPDDLSRRARHLDMIVTHFWKRWRAEYRLELGNAHNQLKTTAGSRVVSVGDLVLVHDETHPRSYYVLIGRWVRWNGF; this comes from the coding sequence ATGCATGGAGGAGTTAAGGAAACACTCACCGAGTTGAGATCGAACTTTTGGATTGTTCGAGGCCGATACTTTATCAGAAGTTTGTTGTTTAGATGCACAGTTTGTAAGAAGTTTGAAGGGAAACCGTATAAGGTTCCGCAAGCTCCACCTCTGCCTAGCTACAGAGTGAAAGAGGCGCCTGCATTCTCGTACATCGGTTTGGATTATGTGGGACCTCTTTTTGTGAAGTCTAGCAGTGACGAAGAACGTAAGGTCTggctttgtttgtttacttgttgTTCTACGACGGCTGTCCACTTCGGGGTTGTGCCCAATTTGACTTCAGAGGCATTTCTGAGGTGCTTTAGAAGATTTGTAGCTCGTCGTTCAAGGCCTTCTTTAGTGGTATCAGATAATGCCAAAACCTTCAAGAGTGCTTCTAAGGAGCTTCAGAAGATTACAAATGATCCCAGTGTTGTTAAGTACTTTGTTCAAGAGAAGATCAAATGGTCCTACAACTTAGAGAAAGTCCCATGGTGGGGAGGCTTTTACGAACGACTTGTCAAGTCACTGAAGAGATGTCTTAAGAAAACAATCGGTCGAGCCAAACTTTCCTATGATGAACTTGTAACTGTTGTTACCGAAGCTGAAATGATCTTAAATTGCCGACCCATTTCATATGTCTCTTCTGAGGACCTGGAAGAACCCCTCACACCGTCCCACCTCATTGTTGGTCGAAGACTCGGCGCCCTTCCTGAAATAGACAGTCCTGCAGATGCAGACTTTAGAATTTCGCCGGACGACCTGAGCAGAAGAGCAAGACACCTTGATATGATTGTGACTCATTTTTGGAAGCGTTGGAGAGCAGAATACCGTCTTGAATTAGGAAATGCCCATAACCAATTGAAGACGACGGCGGGATCAAGGGTAGTGTCTGTCGGAGATCTGGTATTGGTTCATGACGAAACCCACCCAAGATCTTATTACGTTCTTATTGGAAGATGGGTAAGGTGGAACGGCTTCTGA